AGCGCCGGCAGGAAGACGGCCGTGAGAAGCAGGTTGACGACCGGGCCGGCGAGCGCGATGTGACCGTGTTCGCGCGGCGTGAGCCGACCGCGGTGGTGGACCGCGCCGGGCGCGGCGAAGATGAACCCCAGGAGCGAGCTCATCACCGCCAGAAACAGCATGCTGTTGTCGGCCCGGAACTCGGCCACCTGGTCGTAGTGGACCGCGACGACCTTGTGGGCGATCTCGTGGAGCAGGAACGCGACGCCCGCAGTGAGCAGCCCGACGAGCAGCGGCGGGAGCACGCCCGCCGCGAGCAGTCGCCCGAAGCCCGCGGTGCCGTTCACGAAGAAGAGCGTGAACGCGACGCCGAGCGCGAGCCACGCGACGAGTAGGTCGCGGAGCTCCGTGCCGCTGAAGTAGAGCCCGGCGATCCGGCGGCCCTGGAAGGTGCCACTCACGGGCATCCCCCTCCCGCGAGTCGGGTTACGGGAGCCACCGAGCGCGGATCGCTCATGCGCCACCCGTGACCGCGTTCCGGACCAACTCGGCCCCAGTGGTTGCGCCCTGGACCAGCAGCCGCCCCACCTCGTCGACGCCGCCGACGTCCCCGAACATCGCGGGGATGACGTACACCGCGAACAGGAAGCTCGCGACGATGCTGCCGATGTTCGTCATCGCGACGACGACGATGAGCTTGAACAGGGGCACGTCGAGCATCGCGGCAATAAGCTCCGAGGGCGACTGCGTCTCGTCGGAGAGCAGCTCGTTGAGCCGCCCGATGTCGCCGACGTTCACCGTCAGACTGCGCAGTTCGACGTAGCCGGTGAACCAGCCGGGAGCCAGCATCGGGTTGATCGAGGTCATCCACGCGACCGCGCCGCCGACCCCGGCAGATGTCCAGCGAGCCCCGGCAGCCTTCGCGAACGCGAACGCGAAGACGCCGTTTATCAGGAACCACGCGGCGAACAGCCGGAGCAGGAACGCGTTCGCCACGCCGGCGAGCGCGAGCAGGACGAAAAAGCCCACGAACCCGACGGTGATCGCGTAGCCGATCGCCTTCTTCCAGGGGAGTCCGCGCCCGCGCTCTTTCCCCACGAGGTCCTCCATCGGGGGCAGCGAGGCGGGGTCGGCGAGGTACCCCTCGATCCCGGCCCGGTGGCCCGCCCCGACGACGGCGACCACGTCGTAGCCGGCCTCGCGGAGGGCGACGAGGCGGTGGCCGATGAAGGCGTCGCGCTCGTCGATGAGCGCCTCGGCCCCGCCGGGCGAGAACTGGCGGAACTCCTCCATCATCATCGTCACCACGTCGGTGTCGGTCAGGTCCTCCATCCCCAACTCTTCGATGCCGCCGTGTTCTGGCTCGCCGCCGCCCCGTCCGAGGGCGCCCATCGCGAGCGACGCGAAGCCACCGAGGATCAGGCCGAACGAGACGCCGAGACCGAGGCTCCCGACCGCGCGCACGGTGAACCCGCCGAGGTACGTCGCGACGACTCCGTCAAGCACCCCGAGGGCGGCGGCGAACACCCCCGCGACGACGCCCGAGACGGCCGCGGCGTAGAGACGTCCGTCGGGCGAGAGCGCGATCTTCCCCCCCTGATCGACGGCGATGGCGACCCCGACCGCGGCGACGACGCCGCCCGTGACGCTCGTCAGCAGCGCGTCGGTGACGCCGAAGCTCCCGCCGAAGAGACCGATCACCGGTCCGGCCAAGATTCCGACGAACAGCCCGACCAACACGCCGACGACCCGAGAGTCGGTGACGCCGAACGCGAGCCCGCCGACCATGCGCAGCTTCTCCGTGATCGTCATCCGGGCCCAGAAGCGCTGGATCGTCGTCTGGATGTCCCTGTCGACCAAGGCCACGTCGATGCCGAGCCCCTCGGCGACGTCGATGGCGGCTCGCATGTCCGCGCCGGGCTCGATGTCGAAGCGGTCGCCCAGCTGGGTCTGGACGTACGACAGCATCCAGTACGCGAGGAACTGGAAGACGGTGTTGCCCCGGAGCAGGTCGCTCGCGTCCAGATCGTCGGGGCTCTCGCCGTTCATCTGCCGGTACCGCCCCTCGTCGAGTTCGACGGCGACCACGTCGGGTCGCTCGCGTTCGATCGTCTCCTCGACCTCGTCGACCGACCGCTCGGAGACGTGTGCGGTCCCGACGACCGTCACCGAGCCGTCGCCCTCGGCGGTCGCGCCGGCCGCGTCGCTCGGCGGGGCGCCCTCGCCGCCGGAGGCGACTGCCGGGCCGTTCGCCGTCGGGGGCGGGGACTCGGATCCCCCTGGCGTCTCTGTCATTGCCACGACCTACTCCGTCGCCGCGTTTAGGGTTTGTGAGTCGGTGAGCCCCGTTCGCGCGTTGTCGATCCAACAAATTTGTATCCTCACGGGGTAGACTGTGGGGTATGTCGCGGCTGTTGCCCTCCATCTCCGACGCGACCCCCGAGAACCGCGAGCCTCGGGTCGTCGGCGTCGACGACGACGACGCAGACGCCCTCATCGCGGCCCTCGGCTCCGAGACGGCGCGTGAGATTCTCACGCACCTCCACGATCAGCCGGCGACCAAGTCGGAGCTCGCCGACGCCGTCGACACCTCGCTCCAGAACGTCCAGTACCACCTCTCGAAGCTCGACGGCGCGAACCTCGTCGAGGTGGTCGACACGACCTACTCCGAGAAGGGTCGCGAGATGGACGTGTACGCGGCCGCCGACGAGCCCCTCGTGCTCTTTGCCGGCGGCTCGGCCGAGTCGCGCGGGATCAAGTCCGCGCTCATGCGCCTGCTCGGCGGGTACGGCGTCATCGGACTGGCGGCGGTCGCGGCCCAGCGTCTCCTCTCCGTCGCCGACCCGACCGCCCGCGTGACGACGACCACCGACGGGGCCGGCGGCGACGCCGTGGGCGCGGACGGCTCGGACGGCGCCTCGATCGAGTCCGCATCGGACGCCGGAGGGGGCGACATCGACGGGACCGTCGAGTACGTCGTCGACCCCCTCGCCGACTACGCCGTCTCGCTCGTCGAGCCCGGACTCGTCTTCTTCATCGGGGCCGCCGTCGTGTTCACGCTCGCGTGGGCGTACTGGTACCGGAGCGGTCGCTGAGGCGGGACGCGTCGCGAGCGTGCGGGCGGCCGTTCCGGGTCGCACGGGTGACCGTCCTGCACTCGACTCTGGGTCGCACGGGCGACCGTCCCGCACTCGACTCGCGTGGGACAGCTATTCATGCCGTCGTCGACTGTACCCACCATGGAACACGAAGCCGAGGTCGTCGGGGTCGGGGCGGGCTCCGCACCCGGCGGCGACGTGCCGGCGGTCATTCTTGCGGCGCGCGACGAGTACGTCCCGATCTTCGTCAGCGGCGATCAGGCGCAGTCGATCGGGATGGCACTGGAGGGCGAACCGTTCGACAGACCGCTGACACACGACCTCCTCGTCGACATCCTCACCGAGTTCGGCGGCGCGATAGACCGCGTCAGGGTCGACGACCTCAGAGACGGCACCTTCTACGCCAAAGTCGACGCCGAGCGGTACGAGGACGGCGAGCCGGAGCGGTTCGTCTTCGACGCGCGCCCCTCCGACGCGCTCGCGCTCGCCGTCCGGATCGACTGTCCGATAGTCGTCTCCGACGAAGTGATAGACGAGGCGGGACGCTCACAGGACTCGGTCCGGTTCGACGACGGCCCTCGCGGCGACTCGTAACCGCCGGCGCGCGTCGGTCAGGAGGTTGAAGTCGCCCGCCGTCCCACCCACTGCATGGACGAGACGGCGACGGTCGCGGAGTCGTACACCGAGATGACCGAACTGCTGTTGCCGAACGACACGAACAACCTCGAGCGCGCGCTCGGGGGCGCGGTCCTCCACTGGATGGACATCTGCGGCGCTATCGCCGGGATGCGCTTTTCGAACCGACAGGTCGTCACCGCGTCGATGGACCACGTCGATTTCATCTCCCCAATCGAGATGGGCGAGGTCGCCGTCATCGAGGGGTACGTGTTCAACGTGGGGACCACGAGCCTCGACGTGAAAGTCGACGTCAGCGCGGAGAACCCCCGGACCGACGAACACCGGCGGACGACCACCTCCTACTTCACCTTCGTCGCGCTCGACGACGACGGGCGCCCGGCGAGCGTCCCCGAGCTGATCGCGCCGACCGAGGCGGAGGCAGAGCTGCGCGACGACGCCATCGAGGGTCGGCGCGAGCAGCTCAAAAGCGTGACCGAGCGGTACGACCTGTAGCCCCGGCTAGCGCGCGTGGGCAGTGAGGGTGTCGTCGGGATTTCCTTTTAACTCGTGCCGGGAACCACGTCGACCCGGCCGTCGGTCCCCGAGACCGCGGCCTCGTGTGCGCTGCGGACGCGCTTTATAAACCCGCCAGCCTCCGCGCTCCCCGCAGCGAGGTGGCTCGCGCAGTCGCAGTCCGACGCGCCGAACCCGTCGAGCGGCCCCGCCGGAAGCCGGCTCGCGACCGCACACTCCACGTCGACGCCGACGCTCCGCACCACGCGGTCGAGCCACGCATCGGGATGGCCGAGCAGGTAGTCGACGTGCCAGTGCCGCACGTCGTTGTCGCCGCGGGCGGTCCGCCGGTGTCGGTCGACGCGCGAGAACCCGCCGGGACCGAGCGCGCTGCCGGTGTACGCGTAGGTGCCGGCGTCGAATCGGTGGGCGCCGAGCGCGCCGACTTCGATCGTCGCCGGGGCCGTGAGGTCGACGAGGAGCGTGTAGGTGCCGCCCGCGTCGCTTTCACCCTCGCCGTCGCCGTTCCCGCTCACGACAGTGCGTCCGGCCGTTCGCTCGCCGCCGGGCGGAGGTCGGCGACGAGGTCACGCGCCTCGTCGCGCAGCCGATACGTCTCGTGGATGTCGGCGGGGTCGCGCCCGCGGCCCGATAAGGTTCCGACGACGCTCGCGATCCGGTCGTAGTTGTCCCGTACCAACCCGCCGACGATTCCCGGCGTGCCAGCGCGGTCCGCGAGCTCCTGTGCCGCCGAGCGCCCGGCGTACACTCGGTTCTCGCCCGGATCGACGAGCACCATCGCGAACGGGCGCGAGCCGAACTGCGCGTCGAGGAACGGCCCGACCGGGTCGGCCTCCCACGGCACCGCGACGACGCCCTCCAGCCGTCTGAGCGCGACGGCGGCGACCGAGCAGTACGGGCAGTCGCCGTCGAAGATCAGCACCGGCGCGTCCGGGTCTGTGTCCATACAGATCGGTACGCGCTCCGACGGGTTAAACTGCCTGCCGGAGGGTCTTCGTGATACATTGCGGCGGCTCCGTGTAGACTGGTGAACTGCTCTATGTAGACTGGTGAACTGCTCTAATATATAAAGGGGTGCGGCGACCGCCGCCGACAGATTAGTGCGAGTGGCCGAGCGCGTCTTCGAGCGACTGCCCGAATCGCTCTTCGAACAGCTCTGCGGCGGTGTCGTTCATCTCTTCGATGTCGTCGGGCACCTCGCCCTCGCTGTGGTGAGCGATCACGTGCGCCTGCTGTGCCATCGCCTGTACCACCACGTCGCTGACGACGCGGGTCGCCTCCTCGCCCTGCTGGCTGAGCACGTCGACGAGGCCGGCGGGCAGTTCGAACGACTCCTCGTTTCCGTCGGGGTCCGTGACCGTGTAGGTCTCTGTGTCTCCCATACCCGGAGGACGGGACCGGAACATAAGGGTCTGTGGAAAGCGGTCGCGGGCGACTCACACGCTCCGACGTGTCGCGATCACCCATGCGAGGAGATGGCGTTCACCGAGAAGCCGGCGCCGACGATGCTCGCGAGGTACACCGCGATGGCCGTGACGACGATCGATCCCCCCGAGGGGAGGCCGAGCCCGATAGAGACCGCGAAGCCGCCGATCACGGATATCTGCCCGAATATCACGGCGAGGTACATCGTCTCTCGGAAGCTCCGGGCGACCTGCGAGGCCGCGGCGACGGGCACGACGAGCATCGCCGCGACGAGGATGACGCCGAGGACCTGCATCGCGCCGACGACGACGACCGCGGTCAACACCACGAGCAGCGTGTTGTACCCGGTCACGTTCAACTGAGCGACCCGCGCGGCCTGCTCGTCGAAGGTGATAAAGAGGAGCTGTTTGTACGTCAGCGCCACGCCCGCGACGACGAGCAGCGACAGCACGCCCATCAGCCGCGCCCCCTGCGGGGTCACGACCGCGAGGTTCCCGAACAGGTACCCCCGGATGTTGACGCCGGTGAGCCCGTCGCCGTAGCTGATGATGAGGGTCCCGACCGCGAAGCTCCCGCTGAGCATGATCGCTATCGGCACGTCGCCGTAGGCGTCGGTGCGCTCCGTGAGCCACTGGACCACGAGCGCCCCGAGGATGCCGACGACGAGCGCGACGAGCAGCAGCGACCCGTTCCAGCCGGTCGACGACGTGACGAGGATACCGATCGCCACTCCGGCGAACGCGGTGTGCGCGAGCGTCTCGCCGATCAGCGCCATCTCGCGGTGGACGAGGAACGACCCCACGAGGGGGGCGACGATGCCGACGAGCACGCCGGTCGCCATCGACTGCCACATGATCGGGTGGCGGAACACGTTCGTGCCGAACGCGGCGTCCATCCCGCGACCGACCGACCGGAACCCGGCGTACAGGTCACTCGCCACCGGGAGGTCCTGCGCCCAGTAGAGCAGGAGAAATCCGAGCATGCAGACGGCGACGACGCCCGTGACCGCGATGCCGGCGAGTTCCGCGGTCCGGCGAAGCCCCCGACTGGGCGGTCCGTGAGTCTCGCCGTTTGTCGGCGGCGTGTCGCTCATTAGTGGTGGTGGTGGACGACCTGTCCGGTGCTGCCGTACGCCTCCGCGAGGGCGTCGCTCTCGACGAACGACTCGGTGTCCCCGTGATGGTACAGCTCGGTGTTGATACAGGCGATTCGGCTCGCTCGGTCGGTGACGACGCCGATGTCGTGTTCGATGAGGATGATGGTGATCCCGTCGTCGTTGAGCTCGTCGAGGAGGGCGTAGAAGGCGTCGCGCGACTCGGCGTCGACGCCGACGGTCGGCTCGTCGAGCGCGAGCAGGTCGGCGTCGCTCGCCAGCGCCCGCGCGATGTACGCCCGCTGTTTCTGGCCGCCCGACAGCTCCGAGACGAGCCGGTCGGCCAGTTCGCCGATGCCGACCGTCTCGATGGCGTCGTCAACGGCGGCGCGGTCGTCGGCCGAGAGCCGCCCGCGGCCGGCGTGCGCGAACCGGCCCATGGTGACGCACTCCCGAACCGTGACCGGCATGGCGCCGCCGCGGCTCGTCGCCTTCTGTGAGACGTATCCGATCCGACCGCCGTCGTCGAACTCGTCGACGGGACGGCCGAACAGCTCGACCGACCCCTCGTCGGGCCGGTGCAGCCCGAGCATGAGGTGGAGCAGGGTGGTCTTCCCGGACCCGTTCGGACCGACGAGGCCGAGGAACTCCCCCGCCTCGACTCGCAGAGAGACGTCGCTCACGGCGACCGTGTCGCCGTAGGAGAACGTCACGCCGTCGAGGTCGACAATCGCGCTCACGTGGTGTGTGCCAGATGGGTCGCCCGCACGTTTATCTCTTTTACTCCGCGCTTCGGGGCCGCCATCCCGCGTATCGCGCCGGTGTGTCCCGCTCACTGCGCGTCGAACGCCCGTTTAAACGCGGGGATGTTGACCTCGGTCATCTGCTCGAGGTAACCGTACCCGGCGTCGTTCCACTCGCGGGTCGTCCCGCCGGCGGGCGTGACCGGAACCGCCGCGGTCGCGTCGCTGTTCTCGACTATCGACTCCGCGAGCCGCGACGACTGGAAACGGTCGTACAACACCGTGTCGATCCCCTCGCTGTCGACGAGGTCGATCGTGTCGGCGATCTCCGTCTGCGTCGGCTCGTTCTGCGGCGAGACGCCGACCGGCGAGTGAAAGCGGAACCCGTAGCGAGCCTCCAAGTACTGGAAGGAGTTGTGGCCCGCCATCACGGCCACGTCGCGCGCGGCGGTGTCGGCGATGGACTGGAACGCGTCGTCGACGGCGGCGAGTTCCTCGCCGTACGCGGCCGCGTTGTCGGCGTACGCCTCGGCGTTGTCCGGGTCCGCCTCCGAGAGGCCCGCCGCGATCGTCTCGACGATGTCGGCCGCGAACACCGGGTCGACCCAGACGTGCGGATCGTGCCGGCTGCCCTCGTGCTCGTCGCCGCCGTGTTCGTCGTGGCTGTGTTCGTCGCCGCCGTGTTCGTGGCTCGTGTCCTCGTGTTCGTCGTCGTGGCTCTGGGTCTCCTCCGACTCGTGGCCGGCTTCCGCGTGAGAGTGGTCCCACTCGAGGAGGTCGCCCTCGAGGCCCGCGAGGCCGTCGATCACGGCCACCGTGTCGTAGTCGGCTTCGAGCGTCGCGGCGAGGTCCTGCGCCCACGAGAACTCCGGGTTGTCGAGGTAGACGAACGCGTCCGTCGACGCGACGTCTGCGGCGAGCGTCCCGTCCGGCGTCCACCCGTGGCCGAGCTGCCCCACGTCGACGGGGTCCTCGAAGGTCGCGTGGTCCCCCGCGACCTGGTTCGCCCAGTCGTGCAGCGTGAAGAAGGCGGCGTAGCCGGAGTCGAACTCCTCGGACCCGCCGCTCGCGGTGTCGGAACAGCCCGCCAACGACGCCGCCGTCCCGGCGAGCGCGATCCCCGCACCGCGCCGCAGCACCGACCGCCGTGAGTGTGTCATACCGATCGATACCGCCGGTTAATAGAAAAAGGTTGTTATTTCACAACTCTGGATTAATAACTCGGGCGTCGAGAGCGGCGCCGATTAACAACTCGGCGGGCGGCGCCCGACCGGCCGGAGACGGTCGG
This genomic window from Halorubrum sp. PV6 contains:
- a CDS encoding bifunctional nuclease family protein produces the protein MEHEAEVVGVGAGSAPGGDVPAVILAARDEYVPIFVSGDQAQSIGMALEGEPFDRPLTHDLLVDILTEFGGAIDRVRVDDLRDGTFYAKVDAERYEDGEPERFVFDARPSDALALAVRIDCPIVVSDEVIDEAGRSQDSVRFDDGPRGDS
- a CDS encoding TraB/GumN family protein, whose translation is MTETPGGSESPPPTANGPAVASGGEGAPPSDAAGATAEGDGSVTVVGTAHVSERSVDEVEETIERERPDVVAVELDEGRYRQMNGESPDDLDASDLLRGNTVFQFLAYWMLSYVQTQLGDRFDIEPGADMRAAIDVAEGLGIDVALVDRDIQTTIQRFWARMTITEKLRMVGGLAFGVTDSRVVGVLVGLFVGILAGPVIGLFGGSFGVTDALLTSVTGGVVAAVGVAIAVDQGGKIALSPDGRLYAAAVSGVVAGVFAAALGVLDGVVATYLGGFTVRAVGSLGLGVSFGLILGGFASLAMGALGRGGGEPEHGGIEELGMEDLTDTDVVTMMMEEFRQFSPGGAEALIDERDAFIGHRLVALREAGYDVVAVVGAGHRAGIEGYLADPASLPPMEDLVGKERGRGLPWKKAIGYAITVGFVGFFVLLALAGVANAFLLRLFAAWFLINGVFAFAFAKAAGARWTSAGVGGAVAWMTSINPMLAPGWFTGYVELRSLTVNVGDIGRLNELLSDETQSPSELIAAMLDVPLFKLIVVVAMTNIGSIVASFLFAVYVIPAMFGDVGGVDEVGRLLVQGATTGAELVRNAVTGGA
- a CDS encoding metal ABC transporter solute-binding protein, Zn/Mn family; the encoded protein is MTHSRRSVLRRGAGIALAGTAASLAGCSDTASGGSEEFDSGYAAFFTLHDWANQVAGDHATFEDPVDVGQLGHGWTPDGTLAADVASTDAFVYLDNPEFSWAQDLAATLEADYDTVAVIDGLAGLEGDLLEWDHSHAEAGHESEETQSHDDEHEDTSHEHGGDEHSHDEHGGDEHEGSRHDPHVWVDPVFAADIVETIAAGLSEADPDNAEAYADNAAAYGEELAAVDDAFQSIADTAARDVAVMAGHNSFQYLEARYGFRFHSPVGVSPQNEPTQTEIADTIDLVDSEGIDTVLYDRFQSSRLAESIVENSDATAAVPVTPAGGTTREWNDAGYGYLEQMTEVNIPAFKRAFDAQ
- a CDS encoding DUF123 domain-containing protein is translated as MSGNGDGEGESDAGGTYTLLVDLTAPATIEVGALGAHRFDAGTYAYTGSALGPGGFSRVDRHRRTARGDNDVRHWHVDYLLGHPDAWLDRVVRSVGVDVECAVASRLPAGPLDGFGASDCDCASHLAAGSAEAGGFIKRVRSAHEAAVSGTDGRVDVVPGTS
- a CDS encoding winged helix-turn-helix domain-containing protein, producing the protein MSRLLPSISDATPENREPRVVGVDDDDADALIAALGSETAREILTHLHDQPATKSELADAVDTSLQNVQYHLSKLDGANLVEVVDTTYSEKGREMDVYAAADEPLVLFAGGSAESRGIKSALMRLLGGYGVIGLAAVAAQRLLSVADPTARVTTTTDGAGGDAVGADGSDGASIESASDAGGGDIDGTVEYVVDPLADYAVSLVEPGLVFFIGAAVVFTLAWAYWYRSGR
- a CDS encoding metal ABC transporter permease translates to MSDTPPTNGETHGPPSRGLRRTAELAGIAVTGVVAVCMLGFLLLYWAQDLPVASDLYAGFRSVGRGMDAAFGTNVFRHPIMWQSMATGVLVGIVAPLVGSFLVHREMALIGETLAHTAFAGVAIGILVTSSTGWNGSLLLVALVVGILGALVVQWLTERTDAYGDVPIAIMLSGSFAVGTLIISYGDGLTGVNIRGYLFGNLAVVTPQGARLMGVLSLLVVAGVALTYKQLLFITFDEQAARVAQLNVTGYNTLLVVLTAVVVVGAMQVLGVILVAAMLVVPVAAASQVARSFRETMYLAVIFGQISVIGGFAVSIGLGLPSGGSIVVTAIAVYLASIVGAGFSVNAISSHG
- a CDS encoding metal ABC transporter ATP-binding protein → MSAIVDLDGVTFSYGDTVAVSDVSLRVEAGEFLGLVGPNGSGKTTLLHLMLGLHRPDEGSVELFGRPVDEFDDGGRIGYVSQKATSRGGAMPVTVRECVTMGRFAHAGRGRLSADDRAAVDDAIETVGIGELADRLVSELSGGQKQRAYIARALASDADLLALDEPTVGVDAESRDAFYALLDELNDDGITIILIEHDIGVVTDRASRIACINTELYHHGDTESFVESDALAEAYGSTGQVVHHHH
- a CDS encoding DUF393 domain-containing protein, whose translation is MDTDPDAPVLIFDGDCPYCSVAAVALRRLEGVVAVPWEADPVGPFLDAQFGSRPFAMVLVDPGENRVYAGRSAAQELADRAGTPGIVGGLVRDNYDRIASVVGTLSGRGRDPADIHETYRLRDEARDLVADLRPAASERPDALS
- a CDS encoding acyl-CoA thioesterase, which codes for MDETATVAESYTEMTELLLPNDTNNLERALGGAVLHWMDICGAIAGMRFSNRQVVTASMDHVDFISPIEMGEVAVIEGYVFNVGTTSLDVKVDVSAENPRTDEHRRTTTSYFTFVALDDDGRPASVPELIAPTEAEAELRDDAIEGRREQLKSVTERYDL
- a CDS encoding metalloprotease; this translates as MPVSGTFQGRRIAGLYFSGTELRDLLVAWLALGVAFTLFFVNGTAGFGRLLAAGVLPPLLVGLLTAGVAFLLHEIAHKVVAVHYDQVAEFRADNSMLFLAVMSSLLGFIFAAPGAVHHRGRLTPREHGHIALAGPVVNLLLTAVFLPALVVGPVIGSPVVTLIGSRGIAINVFLAAFNLIPYGPLDGKTVMKWSKPVWAGFFALSVLLTVGLVFVGGLGFGGPF